One window from the genome of Saccharomyces mikatae IFO 1815 strain IFO1815 genome assembly, chromosome: 6 encodes:
- the IDI1 gene encoding isopentenyl-diphosphate delta-isomerase IDI1 (similar to Saccharomyces cerevisiae IDI1 (YPL117C); ancestral locus Anc_8.610), producing the protein MTANNNSVTNGAVSSYAKLVQNQTPDDILEEFPEIIPLQQRPNTRSSETSNDKSGETCFSGHDEEQIKLMNENCIVLDWDDNAIGAGTKKVCHLMENIEKGLLHRAFSVFIFNENGELLLQQRATEKITFPDLWTNTCCSHPLCIDDELGLKGKLDDKIKGAVTAAVRKLDHELGIPEEETKTKGKFHFLNRIHYMAPSNEPWGEHEIDYILFYKINSKENLTVNPNVNEVRDFKWVSPNDLKTMFADPIYKFTPWFKIICENYLFNWWEQLDDLSEVENDRQIHRML; encoded by the coding sequence ATGACTGccaacaacaacagtgTGACGAATGGTGCTGTATCTAGTTATGCCAAGTTAGTGCAAAATCAAACACCTGATGACATTTTGGAAGAGTTTCCGGAAATTATTCCATTACAACAAAGACCTAATACTCGATCTAGTGAGACGTCAAATGATAAGAGCGGGGAAACCTGCTTCTCAGGTCACGACGAAGAGCAAATCAAACTAATGAACGAAAATTGTATTGTTTTGGATTGGGACGATAATGCTATTGGTGCCGGTACCAAGAAGGTTTGTCATTTGATGGAAAACATTGAGAAGGGTTTACTACACCGTGCGTTctctgtttttattttcaatgaaaacgGCGAATTGCTTCTACAGCAAAGAGCCACTGAGAAAATTACTTTCCCTGACCTTTGGACCAACACATGTTGCTCTCACCCATTATGTATCGATGACGAATTAGGCTTGAAAGGTAAATTGGATGATAAGATCAAAGGTGCAGTTACTGCAGCCGTAAGAAAACTAGATCATGAATTGGGTATTCCAGAAGAGGAGACCAAGACAAAGGGGAAATTTCACTTTTTAAACAGAATCCATTACATGGCACCAAGTAATGAACCATGGGGTGAACACGAAATTGattatattttattctatAAGATCAACTCCAAAGAAAACTTGACCGTCAATCCAAACGTCAATGAAGTCAGGGACTTCAAATGGGTTTCGCcaaatgatttgaaaacaatgtTTGCTGATCCGATTTATAAATTTACACCTTGGTTCAAGATTATTTGCGAAAATTATTTATTCAACTGGTGGGAGCAATTAGATGACCTTTCCGAAGTTGAGAATGACAGACAAATCCATAGGATGCTGTAG
- the HOS3 gene encoding histone deacetylase (similar to Saccharomyces cerevisiae HOS3 (YPL116W); ancestral locus Anc_8.607): MSSKQSDPLERFYKQFQAFVQNNPNVISAARAAAQIPESAKAVVVLSPYSLQHVFPRGWVTKSYRKTIVERPERLLASSMGISAAITMYPSLFTLKSSHQRKGSLMAPHVLKVHGSHWPAELIELCQMADAKLLKGEIEVPDTWNSGDIYLSSKTIKALQGTIGAIETGVDSIFEGPSAEHISNRAFVAIRPPGHHCHYATPSGFCLLNNAHVAIEYAYDTYNVTHVVVLDFDLHHGDGTQDICWKRAGFKPEEEPENSSYDEFDKKFAEFPKVGYFSMHDINSFPTESGFATKENIKNASTCIMNSHDLNIWNVHLSKWTTEEEFNILYRTKYRTLFAKADEFFRSAKQEMNQNEKPFKGLVVISAGFDASEFEQTSMQRHSVNVPTSFYTTFTKDALKLAQMHCHGKVLSLMEGGYSDKAICSGVFAHLIGLQNQDWVKEWGSEQVVKEIVRGCKPAWKPYKTRRAKDVIRIWAEEVIRLGRAMIPEFDDIIFKDVLKTEPSNSLLGTPVGPAMTSTIAQRIIRSHRSSASPEKELYENKLKIIDKQGNREVLSETKVNHPSSNNRATETQIPFLKQEFSSEDEDEEYVYDEELNKTFNRTVEDITIDDISRHLETLEIEKQSDDGSDEEIKGKNWKSTHQRRLQSNGMYKIPSNTKPHRMRQAQNAHAPTYDDSDISMISHVSRKHTTRSGGRW, translated from the coding sequence ATGTCTTCCAAACAATCGGACCCATTGGAAAGATTCTATAAGCAATTTCAGGCCTTTGTTCAGAATAACCCTAATGTCATATCGGCTGCTCGAGCAGCCGCACAAATACCAGAGTCTGCAAAGGCGGTTGTTGTATTATCTCCGTACTCTTTACAGCATGTGTTCCCCAGAGGATGGGTAACAAAATCGTACAGGAAAACCATAGTCGAAAGACCGGAGAGACTGTTAGCAAGCTCTATGGGTATATCAGCTGCGATTACTATGTATCCGTCCCTTTTTACCTTAAAATCTTCACATCAAAGAAAGGGTTCATTGATGGCCCCCCATGTGCTCAAAGTTCACGGTAGTCACTGGCCGGCGGAATTGATTGAACTTTGCCAAATGGCAGACGCTAAACTGTTAAAGGGCGAAATCGAAGTCCCTGACACATGGAACTCAGGCGATATATACCTGAGTTCGAAGACAATCAAGGCCCTGCAGGGTACGATTGGTGCCATTGAAACGGGTGttgattccatttttgagGGTCCGTCCGCGGAGCATATTAGTAACAGAGCCTTCGTGGCTATACGACCACCTGGTCATCATTGCCATTACGCCACACCATCAGGCTTTTGTTTGTTAAACAATGCACATGTAGCCATAGAGTATGCGTACGATACCTATAACGTCACGCATGTGGTCGTGCTCGATTTTGACCTACACCACGGTGACGGAACCCAGGACATATGCTGGAAGCGTGCCGGTTTCAAGCCTGAGGAGGAACCTGAAAATTCGTCttatgatgaatttgataaGAAATTTGCCGAGTTTCCCAAGGTCGGTTATTTTTCTATGCATGATATAAATTCATTTCCAACAGAATCTGGATTCGCTACAAAGGAAAACATTAAAAATGCATCTACCTGTATCATGAACTCTCATGATTTGAACATCTGGAACGTCCACTTATCCAAATGGACCACCGAAGAAGAGTtcaatatattatatagGACAAAATATAGAACTTTATTTGCCAAAGCggatgaatttttcagaagTGCAAAACAAGAGATGAATCAAAACGAGAAACCATTTAAAGGTTTAGTAGTCATAAGTGCCGGTTTCGATGCATCTGAATTTGAACAAACCTCGATGCAAAGACATAGCGTTAATGTTCCAACAAGTTTTTATACAACGTTTACCAAAGATGCATTAAAACTAGCTCAAATGCACTGTCACGGTAAAGTTTTATCTTTAATGGAAGGCGGATATTCTGATAAAGCCATATGTTCTGGTGTTTTTGCACATTTGATCGGTTTACAAAACCAAGATTGGGTCAAAGAATGGGGGTCCGAACAAGTTGTTAAAGAGATTGTTCGGGGTTGTAAACCGGCTTGGAAACCCTACAAGACAAGAAGAGCCAAAGATGTCATAAGAATATGGGCAGAAGAAGTTATAAGGCTGGGACGAGCAATGATACCGGAATTCGATGATATAATCTTCAAAGATGTACTTAAAACGGAACCATCTAATTCATTACTCGGCACCCCGGTGGGTCCAGCAATGACATCTACAATTGCTCAACGAATAATTAGGTCACATAGAAGCAGCGCTTCCCCAGAGAAAGAActttatgaaaataaactCAAAATCATAGACAAGCAAGGAAATAGAGAAGTTCTGAGTGAGACCAAGGTTAACCATCCCTCTTCCAATAATAGAGCTACTGAAACCcaaattccatttttgaaacaagaatttTCCAGtgaggatgaagatgaagagtaTGTTTacgatgaagaattgaataaaACTTTCAATCGTACGGTAGAAGATATTACCATTGACGACATCTCTAGACATTTGGAGACCTTGGAAATAGAGAAACAAAGTGATGATGGATCAGacgaagaaattaaaggaaaaaactGGAAAAGTACACATCAACGCCGTTTGCAGAGCAACGGAATGTATAAGATCCCTTCTAATACGAAACCTCATCGCATGAGACAAGCTCAAAATGCACATGCACCAACTTATGATGATAGTGACATATCAATGATTTCCCATGTGTCAAGAAAACATACAACAAGGAGTGGCGGAAGATGGTGA
- the MRP51 gene encoding mitochondrial 37S ribosomal protein bS1m (similar to Saccharomyces cerevisiae MRP51 (YPL118W); ancestral locus Anc_8.613) — translation MTLAELLGRSRIAQVASNHKPLTYTGKKFHPTHQIIETKSSTLYRQEWGLKSAIPSKIKSRYLVFNDLDTLERITTFEPRGGAQWNRLRFQEMGVPIVSNIGRQNPFFKDISHSEDESDARLTLFKEMKGDADISPAAMEKRLKKVTATIKSFQNEFKEWLVENHSDELKLNSNKLEDYVVKFLNKKLGAKRNNKFNSEIIGTGGLSYSLSGKLKNSPNGIIQRNIVPGRVLNVVKENNDNKWLAAIGGFVADVVFFQSPPSSFNSMGDFIRMKTFLFEILEASMEKNGSVSMHARLLEPQNDKTREFFNKRPIYKPLASRRARRPSVGNVQEANNLLNIIKGN, via the coding sequence ATGACATTAGCAGAGTTGTTGGGACGGTCGAGAATAGCCCAAGTAGCTAGCAATCACAAGCCGTTGACATACACGggcaaaaaatttcaccCTACGCACCAAATCATTGAAACTAAGTCATCAACATTGTACAGACAAGAATGGGGGTTGAAATCCGCCATTCCGTCAAAAATCAAATCTCGATACTTGGTGTTTAATGACTTGGACACATTGGAACGAATCACAACATTCGAACCTAGAGGTGGCGCTCAATGGAACAGGCTGagatttcaagaaatgGGGGTGCCAATTGTTTCCAATATAGGCAGACAGAACCCATTTTTCAAGGATATTTCACATTCCGAGGATGAATCAGATGCAAGATTGACATTATTCAAAGAGATGAAAGGCGATGCAGATATTTCGCCTGCTGCAATGGAAAAGCGTTTAAAAAAGGTAACAGCCACAATCAAATCGTTTCAAAATGAATTTAAAGAATGGCTAGTGGAGAATCATTCAGATGAATTGAAATTAAATTCCAATAAACTGGAGGATTATGTggtaaaatttttaaacaaGAAGTTGGGAGcgaaaagaaacaacaaATTTAATTCTGAAATCATAGGTACAGGTGGTTTATCATACAGTTTATCGGGtaaactgaaaaattcaCCAAACGGTATTATTCAGAGAAATATAGTACCCGGTAGAGTCTTGAACGTTGTTAAAGAGAATAACGACAATAAATGGCTGGCAGCTATTGGTGGGTTTGTTGCTGATGTGGTGTTTTTCCAATCTCCACCTAGTTCCTTCAATTCTATGGGTGATTTCATCAGAATGAAAACGTTTTTGTTTGAGATCTTAGAGGCATCCATGGAGAAAAACGGTTCCGTTTCAATGCACGCTAGATTGTTGGAACCACAAAATGACAAGACTAGagagtttttcaataagaGACCAATTTATAAACCCCTGGCTTCTAGAAGGGCTCGTCGACCATCAGTGGGAAACGTCCAAGAGGCCAATAATCTTCTGAATATAATCAAGGgaaattga
- the BEM3 gene encoding GTPase-activating protein BEM3 (similar to Saccharomyces cerevisiae BEM3 (YPL115C); ancestral locus Anc_8.605), with protein MPDNMPTTHGGNTTLELLAQYNDHRSKKDKSIEHIEKGTSSEKEKKPTYDEIFTENIKLKLQVQEYETEIESLKKVIDILQKNREASLEVVLEQVQDDSRDSQVTEQSFVLPPRSAERKTHIKSLNLSIPTLSPPLQQGSEVPNETSVTPTIPQIDITSNTSISRKHLQNMILNEEIETSSIYSSPKIINRSVSSPTQVNSEQLASPAASVTYTTSRITIKSPNKGPKSPLQERLRSPQNPNRMTAVINNHLHSPLKGNTSNNLDELTESKTQPPNSSIQKNDRAHSSVTSSAYTTGTPSTNKSPSSLLEIKEGDNKTLSFSPASKEKLDDFTQLLDTSFGEEDVVNADIKDPVITEPTMNKSLPPPPAPPTFFSPIPSGNVRNETPLSSRLASPVILNKKDDTFSASSGRNQKNPASTSSFNSSSTKLSTLNQNISLPPNPSAESASKQRQSVETASIHSTNTTNTFSSTPQGSLKTFRRPHASSVSTVRSVAQSLKSDIPLFVQPEDFGTIQIEVLSTLYRDNEDDLSILIAIIDRKSGKEMFKFSKSIHKVRELDVYMKSHVPDLPLPTLPDRQLFQTLSPTKVDKRRNILNQYYTSIFSVPEFPQNVGLKIAQFISTDTVMKPPIMDENVKDGSLLLRRPKTLTGNSTWRVRYGILRDDVLQLFDKNQLMETIRLRQSTIELIPNLPEDKFGTRNGFLITEHKKSGLSTSTKYFICTETSKERELWLSAFSDYIDSSQNLSLSNSRSANETEYLSHLSAGQHYPKFGNVTTSSTEASSYVTDLTQYSSSHNNNNNSSMANSDIIDTNSSAHSNSLASSTVNTDEEKDSRRAKMRSLFPFKKLTVPANAMNHIGITMSNDSDSPTSPDSIIKSPSKKLMDMPTLSNSSPMSHSSATVFGSSLETCLRLSSHKYQSVYDLPSVVYRCLEYLYKNRGVQEEGIFRLSGSSTVIKTLQERFDKEYDIDLCRYNEIIESGDDEASPSLYIGVNTVSGLLKLYLRNLPHLLFGDDQFLSFKRVADENHNNPVQISLGFRELIKSGVVPHANVSLMYALFELLVRINENNKFNKMNLRNLCIVFSPTLNIPISMLQPFITDFACIFQGGEPIKEEEREKVDIHIPQV; from the coding sequence ATGCCAGATAATATGCCCACTACACATGGTGGGAATACCACCCTTGAATTGTTAGCGCAGTACAATGACCACAGGTCCAAAAAGGATAAATCTATAGAACATATCGAAAAAGGAACATCatcagagaaagaaaaaaagcccACGTACGATGAAATCTTTACGGAGAATATTAAACTGAAATTACAAGTCCAAGAATATGAAACTGAAATTGAGAGTTTAAAAAAAGTGATTGatattttgcaaaaaaatagagaagCTTCCCTAGAAGTGGTACTAGAACAAGTTCAAGATGATTCGAGAGATTCACAGGTTACTGAACAATCATTCGTGTTACCTCCAAGATCTgctgaaagaaaaacccATATTAAAAGTCTCAATTTGTCAATACCGACACTATCTCCTCCATTGCAACAGGGCTCAGAGGTGCCTAATGAAACAAGTGTAACGCCTACGATACCTCAAATAGACATTACATCGAACACTTCAATAAGCAGAAAGCATCTACAAAATATGATActtaatgaagaaatagaaaCAAGTAGTATCTACTCATCCCCcaaaattatcaatagaTCTGTTTCAAGTCCTACACAAGTAAATTCAGAACAGTTGGCAAGCCCAGCTGCTTCAGTCACCTATACGACGTCCAGAATAACCATAAAATCGCCCAACAAAGGTCCAAAATCTCCATTGCAAGAACGTTTGCGTTCTCCACAAAATCCTAACAGAATGACGGCTGTCATCAACAATCATTTACATTCTCCATTGAAGGGTAATACTTCTAACAATTTGGATGAACTGACTGAAAGTAAAACTCAACCACCTAATAGCTCGATACAAAAGAATGACCGTGCTCATTCTTCTGTAACATCATCTGCATATACCACTGGAACCCCTTCAACAAACAAGAGCCCATCATCTCTTTTAGAAATCAAAGAGGGTGATAACAAGACATTAAGTTTCTCTCCAGCATCCAAGGAAAAACTTGATGACTTCACCCAATTACTCGACACATCTTTTGGCGAAGAAGATGTAGTCAATGCCGACATAAAAGATCCTGTAATCACAGAACCAACGATGAATAAATCTTTACCTCCACCCCCAGCGCCcccaacttttttttctcctaTTCCTAGTGGAAATGTGAGAAACGAAACTCCTTTATCAAGTCGTTTGGCTTCACCGGTCATCTTGAACAAAAAGGATGATACTTTTAGTGCTAGTAGCGGAAGAAATCAGAAGAATCCCGCGTCAACTTCCTCATTTAACAGCTCTTCTACGAAATTGTCTACTCTGAATCAAAATATTTCTCTTCCTCCGAATCCATCAGCGGAAAGTGCATCCAAGCAAAGGCAATCCGTTGAAACGGCGTCCATCCATTCAACAAATACTACGAATACATTTAGCTCGACACCTCAAGGATCTTTGAAAACGTTCAGAAGACCTCATGCAAGCAGTGTAAGTACAGTGAGGTCTGTTGCCCAAAGTCTTAAATCGGACATTCCGTTGTTCGTTCAACCAGAGGATTTTGGTACCATTCAGATTGAAGTATTAAGCACACTTTATAGggataatgaagatgatctATCAATCTTGATTGCCATTATAGACAGAAAATCCGGTAAAGAGATgttcaaattttcaaaatccatTCACAAAGTTCGTGAATTAGATGTATATATGAAATCACATGTCCCTGACTTGCCATTACCAACATTACCTGATAGACAGTTATTCCAAACTTTATCACCTACAAAAGTAGATAAGCGAAGAAACATTTTAAATCAATATTACACAAGCATATTCAGTGTTCCCGAGTTCCCACAAAATGTTGGCCTAAAAATTGCTCAGTTTATTAGCACAGATACAGTAATGAAACCTCCAATAATGGATGAAAATGTGAAAGACGGATCGCTTTTACTGAGAAGGCCAAAAACTTTAACAGGCAATAGTACATGGAGAGTTCGATACGGTATCCTACGTGATGATGTGTTACAActatttgataaaaatcaGTTGATGGAAACAATTAGGTTGAGGCAATCTACAATAGAACTCATACCCAATCTTCCCGAAGATAAATTTGGAACGAGAAATGGGTTTTTGATCACTGAGCATAAGAAGAGCGGGTTGTCAACTTCCaccaaatattttatttgtaCCGAAACGTCAAAAGAACGTGAATTGTGGCTTTCTGCGTTTAGTGATTATATTGACTCTTCACAAAATTTATCATTATCTAACTCAAGGAGTGCAAACGAGACAGAATATTTATCTCATTTGAGTGCAGGTCAGCATTATCCCAAATTTGGGAACGTGACTACCTCATCAACTGAGGCATCATCTTATGTTACTGACTTGACACAATATAGCAGTAGTcataacaacaacaataacagtTCCATGGCTAATAGTGATATTATCGATACGAATTCATCTGCTCATTCTAATTCTCTTGCTAGTTCAACCGTTAATACGGATGAGGAGAAAGATAGCAGAAGAGCTAAAATGAGAAGTTTATTCCCATTCAAAAAGTTAACGGTTCCGGCAAATGCAATGAACCATATCGGAATTACAATGTCAAATGATTCTGATTCTCCAACATCCCCTGACTCCATCATTAAATCACCAAGCAAAAAATTAATGGACATGCCAACTTTATCGAATTCTTCTCCAATGTCGCATTCGTCCGCTACAGTATTTGGATCTTCGCTAGAAACATGTCTAAGACTGAGTTCACATAAGTATCAAAGCGTTTACGATTTACCAAGTGTAGTTTATCGTTGTCTAGAGTATCTTTACAAGAACCGCGGTGTCCAGGAAGAGGGCATATTTAGATTAAGCGGGTCCAGTACAGTCATCAAAACTTTGCAGGAAAGGTTTGATAAAGAATACGATATAGATTTGTGCCGTTATaatgaaattattgaatCCGGGGATGACGAAGCCTCTCCAAGCCTTTATATTGGCGTAAATACGGTGAGCGGACTGCTGAAATTGTACTTGAGAAACTTGCCTCATTTATTATTCGGTGATGACCAATTTCTGTCCTTTAAAAGGGTAGCAGATGAAAATCACAATAATCCTGTCCAAATTTCACTAGGATTTAGAGAATTAATTAAATCAGGCGTAGTTCCTCATGCTAATGTATCATTGATGTATGCCCTTTTTGAATTATTAGTAAGGATCAACGAGAATAATAAGTTCAATAAGATGAATTTAAGGAACTTGTGCATTGTATTTTCTCCAACTCTAAATATTCCAATTAGTATGCTTCAACCATTCATTACTGACTTTGCGTGTATATTTCAGGGTGGAGAGCCaattaaagaagaggaaaggGAGAAAGTTGATATACACATTCCTCAAGTTTGA
- the DBP1 gene encoding putative DEAD-box ATP-dependent RNA helicase DBP1 (similar to Saccharomyces cerevisiae DED1 (YOR204W) and DBP1 (YPL119C); ancestral locus Anc_8.614), whose protein sequence is MANLNQKVASLSLNNKENGDDGGKPSYIPPHLRSKDKSTLGRTTPQKEDKGSNGEFFRRAGRHAGDNGGFFGFSKERNGKASTKYNRGSSSSGSRWINGKHTPGPKNVKLEAELFGVHEDPDYHSSGIKFDNYDDIPVEASGKDVPEPLLEFGSPPLDALLMENIKLAGFNKPTPVQKYSIPIVTKGRDLMACAQTGSGKTGGFLFPLFTELFRFGPSPVPEKTQSFYSRKGYPSALVLAPTRELATQIFEEARKFTYRSWVRPCVVYGGAPIGNQMREVDRGCDLLVATPGRLNDLLERGKISLANIKYLVLDEADRMLDMGFEPQIRHIVEGCDMPSVGNRQTLMFSATFPVDIQHLARDFLDNYIFLSVGRVGSTSENITQRILYVDDLDKKSALLDLLSAEHTGLTLIFVETKRMADQLTDFLIMQNFKATAIHGDRTQAERERALFAFKTNVADILVATAVAARGLDIPNVTHVINYDLPSDIDDYVHRIGRTGRAGNTGVASSFFNNNNQNIVKGLIEILNEANQEVPAFLNDMSRQNLRNSRTRGGGGFFNNRNNGSRDYRKHGGNSSFGNTRPRNTGTSSWGSSGGGFRNDNEKSGFGDSNSSWW, encoded by the coding sequence ATGGCAAATTTGAATCAAAAAGTAGCCAGTTTAAGTCTCAACAACAAAGAGAACGGTGACGATGGCGGCAAACCTTCATATATCCCACCGCATTTAAGAAGCAAAGACAAATCGACGCTTGGAAGAACTACCCCACAAAAAGAGGATAAGGGTTCAAATGGAGAATTCTTTAGGCGTGCTGGAAGGCATGCTGGGGATAATGGTGGtttttttggcttttctaaggaaagaaatggaaaagcgAGTACGAAATATAACCGCGGAAGTAGCTCGTCAGGAAGCAGATGGATAAATGGCAAACATACACCAGGACCAAAGAACGTAAAACTAGAAGCTGAACTATTTGGTGTACACGAAGATCCCGATTACCATTCATCTGGTATAAAGTTTGATAATTACGATGATATTCCCGTAGAAGCATCTGGTAAAGATGTTCCAGAACCACTACTAGAGTTTGGTTCACCTCCCTTGGATGCTCTGTTGatggaaaatatcaaacTTGCTGGTTTCAACAAACCTACTCCAGTTCAAAAATATTCGATTCCCATAGTCACAAAAGGTAGAGATTTGATGGCATGCGCCCAAACAGGGTCAGGCAAGACAGGTGGGTTTCTGTTTCCGCTCTTCACGGAATTATTTCGATTCGGACCTTCCCCCGTACCTGAAAAGACACAAAGCTTTTATTCTAGAAAGGGATACCCATCGGCTTTAGTTCTTGCACCAACCAGAGAACTGGCTAcacaaatttttgaagaagcaagaaaatttaCGTATAGATCATGGGTCAGACCATGCGTTGTCTATGGCGGAGCTCCAATCGGTAACCAAATGAGAGAAGTAGACCGTGGTTGTGACTTACTTGTGGCAACCCCAGGGCGGTTAAATGATTTACTAGAACGTGGAAAAATTTCCTTGGCCAATATCAAATACCTAGTTCTAGATGAGGCTGATAGAATGCTGGATATGGGGTTTGAACCTCAAATTCGCCATATAGTTGAAGGATGTGATATGCCTTCGGTGGGAAATAGGCAAACTTTAATGTTTTCCGCCACATTTCCAGTGGACATCCAGCATTTGGCTCGTGATTTTTTAGATAATTACATCTTTTTGTCTGTAGGGAGGGTTGGCTCTACCTCGGAGAATATCACGCAAAGAATACTATATGTGGATGATTTGGATAAAAAATCTGCCCTGTTAGATTTGCTCTCGGCTGAACATACAGGTTTAACGTTAATCTTTGTCGAAACGAAAAGAATGGCTGATCAGCTGACCGACTTCTTGATAATGCAGAATTTCAAGGCCACGGCCATACATGGTGATCGTACACAAGCTGAACGTGAACGTGCCTTATTCGCTTTTAAAACTAACGTAGCTGATATTTTGGTCGCAACCGCCGTAGCAGCAAGAGGTTTGGACATACCAAATGTTACACACGTCATCAATTATGATTTGCCTTCTGATATCGATGACTACGTTCATAGAATAGGTAGAACTGGTCGTGCTGGTAATACAGGTGTTGCTTCttcattcttcaataataataatcaaaACATTGTGAAAGGCTTGATCGAAATCTTAAACGAAGCTAACCAAGAAGTTCCGGCGTTTTTAAATGATATGTCGAGGCAGAATTTAAGGAACAGTAGAACTAGAGGCGGTGGAggtttcttcaataacCGCAATAACGGTTCGAGGGACTATCGTAAACATGGAGGAAACAGCTCATTTGGAAACACAAGGCCAAGAAATACCGGAACGTCTAGTTGGGGTTCCAGCGGAGGTGGGTTTagaaatgataatgaaaaaagtggTTTTGGAGATAGCAATTCTTCATGGTGGTAA